One window of Arthrobacter oryzae genomic DNA carries:
- a CDS encoding DedA family protein — MDLANADTWGAAIYFWIIPIVLGDAIFPPVPSEMVVITGGALSAEGRANYLLVGLLAALASWIGDVVVFQLFKRRLSHVLDRWRWGRKFHSGIHAAIAKAGRSTTYGAIIGVRFIPGGRLATSAAAGIADVTTRAFSFCAALGAVLWATYLTGLGYFTGSATKLPFWASSLIGVAVGLVIGGVIGMIVTRRRGSRSPVDEPGGPRPDAGTPA, encoded by the coding sequence ATGGACCTCGCCAATGCCGATACCTGGGGCGCCGCGATCTATTTCTGGATCATCCCCATCGTCCTTGGCGACGCCATTTTCCCGCCCGTCCCGTCCGAAATGGTGGTGATCACGGGCGGAGCACTCTCCGCGGAAGGCCGCGCGAACTACCTGCTGGTGGGGCTCCTGGCCGCGTTGGCTTCGTGGATCGGCGACGTGGTGGTGTTCCAGCTCTTCAAGCGCCGGCTCAGCCACGTCCTGGACCGCTGGCGGTGGGGCCGCAAATTCCACAGCGGCATCCATGCGGCTATCGCCAAGGCGGGCCGCTCCACCACCTACGGAGCCATCATCGGCGTGCGGTTTATCCCAGGCGGACGGCTGGCGACGTCGGCAGCCGCCGGCATCGCCGACGTCACCACCCGGGCGTTCAGCTTCTGCGCCGCACTCGGAGCCGTCCTCTGGGCCACCTATCTCACGGGGCTCGGCTATTTCACCGGTTCCGCGACCAAGCTGCCGTTCTGGGCCAGCTCGCTGATCGGCGTCGCCGTCGGGCTGGTGATCGGCGGGGTGATAGGCATGATTGTCACCCGCCGCCGCGG
- a CDS encoding RluA family pseudouridine synthase yields MQSPLPVRDGVNATRLRLPDEGPWDTAMDYMMHRWGHIDPQGIEDRFDAGEIVGEGGIPLDRRTRLEDHTFIWYYRTLPPETRLPVELSILHQDHHILVVDKPHFLPTTPGGTYIQESALVRLRNQLNLPDLIPMHRLDRMTAGILLLSTNPETRGKYQVLFEKRQVQKEYECVSAAEPAAGHPAVDFPVVVRNRMTKSRSYLLAEVVDGEPNAETRIELLKTFDAGTSAGAPERRALYRLEPHSGKTHQLRVHMASLGLGIVNDAFYPDLLDKAPDDYTRPLQLLARGIRFVDPITKQPVEYRSRLQLSEAPA; encoded by the coding sequence ATGCAATCCCCCCTCCCCGTGCGCGACGGCGTGAACGCGACCCGCCTGCGCCTACCCGACGAGGGGCCGTGGGACACCGCAATGGACTACATGATGCACCGCTGGGGCCACATCGACCCGCAGGGCATCGAGGACCGGTTCGACGCCGGCGAAATCGTGGGTGAGGGCGGCATCCCCCTGGACCGGCGCACCAGGCTCGAGGACCACACGTTCATCTGGTACTACCGCACGCTCCCGCCGGAGACGCGGCTGCCGGTCGAGCTCAGCATCCTGCACCAGGACCACCACATCCTGGTGGTGGACAAGCCCCACTTCCTGCCCACCACCCCGGGCGGCACCTACATCCAGGAGTCGGCCCTGGTCCGGCTCCGCAACCAGCTGAACCTCCCGGACCTGATCCCCATGCACCGGCTGGACCGGATGACGGCCGGTATCCTCCTGCTCTCCACCAACCCGGAGACCCGGGGCAAGTACCAGGTGCTGTTCGAGAAGCGCCAGGTCCAGAAGGAGTACGAGTGCGTCTCCGCCGCGGAACCGGCAGCGGGACATCCCGCCGTCGACTTTCCCGTCGTGGTACGGAACCGCATGACCAAGTCCCGCAGCTACCTGCTGGCGGAGGTCGTCGACGGCGAACCCAATGCGGAAACCCGCATTGAACTGCTGAAAACGTTCGACGCCGGCACTTCAGCGGGTGCCCCGGAACGGCGCGCGCTGTACCGGCTTGAGCCGCACTCGGGAAAGACCCATCAGCTCAGGGTGCACATGGCATCGTTGGGGCTGGGGATTGTGAACGATGCTTTTTACCCGGACCTGCTGGACAAGGCGCCGGACGATTACACCAGGCCGCTCCAGCTCCTGGCCCGCGGGATCCGATTTGTGGACCCCATCACCAAACAGCCGGTGGAGTACCGCAGCCGGCTCCAACTCAGCGAGGCCCCGGCCTAG
- a CDS encoding winged helix-turn-helix domain-containing protein, which produces MLDIEVIEDPAAAEASLDPIRTRILRELAEPGSATQLAAKVGLPRQKVNYHLKALERHGLVELVEERRKGNVTERVLQATAASYLISPVALASVAPDPHRFADRFSAFWLLALAGRMVQEVGKLIAGAAAARQKLATFAIDGEITFRTAADRAAFAEELGVAVTRLVDKYHNDGGTAGRKHRLVVALHPALKEPHKTTPRGDKEQEQDND; this is translated from the coding sequence ATGTTGGACATCGAAGTGATCGAGGACCCGGCGGCGGCGGAAGCCTCCCTGGATCCCATCCGGACCCGCATCCTTCGGGAGCTTGCGGAGCCGGGCTCGGCCACGCAGCTCGCCGCGAAAGTGGGGCTGCCTCGGCAGAAGGTGAACTACCACCTCAAGGCTCTGGAGCGGCACGGCCTGGTGGAGCTTGTCGAGGAGCGCCGCAAAGGAAACGTCACGGAGCGCGTGCTGCAGGCCACCGCGGCGTCCTACCTCATTTCGCCCGTTGCCCTGGCGTCCGTGGCACCCGATCCGCACCGGTTTGCCGACCGGTTCTCGGCTTTCTGGCTGCTCGCGCTCGCCGGACGCATGGTCCAGGAAGTGGGGAAGCTCATCGCCGGGGCGGCCGCCGCGCGGCAGAAACTCGCCACCTTCGCGATCGACGGCGAAATCACCTTCCGCACGGCCGCGGACCGCGCTGCCTTCGCCGAAGAGCTCGGCGTTGCGGTCACCCGGCTCGTGGACAAGTACCACAACGACGGCGGGACGGCCGGGCGGAAGCACCGGCTCGTCGTCGCGCTTCACCCGGCACTCAAGGAACCACACAAAACCACCCCGCGCGGGGACAAGGAACAGGAGCAGGACAATGACTGA
- a CDS encoding SRPBCC family protein, translating into MTDNRKFEIVYDTELPGTPERVWEAVTKGTPGWMFPTDQWPDVKTVEEYPQHLVSRMEGPDGRFNQLEHVLEPLEGGRARLHYVHSGIFADNWDEQYDGASKHTEFYLHTLGQYLQYFDGRPVVFTDIQGPAASQVPDGFVRLKKALGVDIASQGDTFDVELDGVGRLSGQVDFSNENFLGLRTADAMYRFFGRNVFGAPVGMTVHDFSGGGDTEATARAWGEYLGKVYA; encoded by the coding sequence ATGACTGACAACCGGAAATTCGAGATTGTTTACGACACCGAGCTGCCCGGTACTCCGGAGCGGGTCTGGGAGGCCGTCACCAAGGGCACCCCCGGCTGGATGTTCCCCACTGACCAGTGGCCGGATGTGAAAACCGTCGAGGAGTACCCGCAGCACCTCGTGTCGCGGATGGAGGGGCCGGACGGCCGGTTCAACCAGTTGGAGCATGTCCTGGAGCCGCTCGAGGGCGGGCGTGCCAGGCTGCACTACGTGCACAGCGGCATCTTCGCCGACAACTGGGACGAGCAGTATGACGGCGCCAGCAAGCACACGGAGTTCTACCTCCACACCCTGGGCCAGTACCTGCAGTACTTCGACGGCCGGCCCGTGGTGTTTACTGACATCCAGGGTCCCGCGGCTTCGCAGGTGCCGGACGGCTTCGTGCGGCTGAAGAAGGCGCTCGGCGTAGACATCGCGTCGCAGGGGGACACCTTTGATGTGGAGCTCGACGGCGTGGGGCGGCTGAGCGGCCAGGTGGACTTCTCCAACGAGAACTTCCTGGGCCTGCGGACCGCCGATGCCATGTACAGGTTCTTCGGCCGTAACGTCTTTGGCGCCCCGGTGGGCATGACCGTCCACGACTTCAGTGGTGGCGGGGACACCGAAGCCACGGCCAGGGCCTGGGGCGAATACCTCGGGAAGGTCTACGCGTAG
- the yczR gene encoding MocR-like transcription factor YczR, whose product MSGSLNPTALARLLGRWNLGAAPAYRELADVVRLLILDGRVPLDTALPSERALAATLGVSRTTVTAAYAELREQGFLSSRQGSRGRTCIPRHLPGGAAGPGAAELISPNSLAGAPGLAPPPGLLDLAYASLPASGEVVHRAFAAALTELPALLPGFGYDAIGIPPLREAIAARYTAAGVPTTADQILVTSGAQHALNIVLRTLAGRQDKVLVDHPTYPHALDAIRASGARTVPVALPHGSGWDMPGLEAAMAQQRPKMAYVVPDFHNPTGRLMTDPQRRRLVQAASAAGTVLVVDETLRELNLDDVRTAPLAAFSPAVVTIGSLSKSHWAGLRTGWIRAGSALIQRFSATRTTMDLGGAVVEQLAAAHLVRSLDEPLPARLAALRENRAALLELIGRILPGWQAERPDGGLSVWCRLPAPISTALTVIGPDFGVRLAAGPRFGVGGAFEHYLRIPFTLPPEQLETAVLALRSAQEKLDAAPQLRRSLRHTPAVAIA is encoded by the coding sequence ATGTCCGGCTCCCTGAATCCCACTGCACTGGCACGCCTCCTCGGCCGGTGGAACCTCGGCGCGGCGCCCGCGTACCGCGAGCTGGCCGACGTCGTGCGCCTCCTCATCCTGGACGGCCGCGTCCCGCTGGACACCGCGCTGCCCAGCGAACGGGCCCTGGCGGCCACACTTGGCGTCAGCCGGACCACCGTGACGGCCGCCTATGCCGAACTGCGGGAGCAGGGTTTCCTCAGCAGCCGGCAGGGCAGCCGCGGCCGGACCTGCATTCCCCGCCATCTGCCCGGGGGCGCAGCCGGGCCGGGTGCCGCCGAGCTGATCAGCCCGAACTCCCTGGCCGGCGCCCCGGGACTGGCGCCGCCGCCGGGCCTGCTCGACCTCGCCTACGCGTCCCTGCCGGCCAGCGGCGAGGTGGTGCACCGAGCGTTCGCCGCCGCACTGACCGAGCTCCCTGCGCTGCTTCCGGGTTTCGGTTACGACGCCATCGGCATTCCTCCCCTCCGCGAGGCGATCGCTGCGCGGTACACGGCAGCCGGCGTCCCCACCACGGCGGACCAGATCCTGGTGACATCCGGCGCGCAGCACGCCCTGAACATCGTGCTCCGCACCCTGGCTGGCCGGCAGGACAAGGTACTCGTGGACCACCCCACGTACCCGCACGCACTTGATGCCATCCGGGCCAGCGGAGCCCGCACGGTTCCGGTAGCCCTCCCCCACGGATCAGGCTGGGACATGCCCGGACTGGAAGCTGCCATGGCCCAGCAGCGCCCCAAGATGGCGTACGTCGTGCCCGACTTCCACAACCCCACCGGCCGGCTGATGACCGACCCCCAGCGGCGCCGGCTGGTCCAGGCCGCGTCCGCTGCAGGAACGGTGCTGGTGGTGGACGAAACGCTGCGCGAACTGAACCTCGACGACGTGCGCACGGCCCCGCTGGCCGCCTTCAGTCCTGCGGTGGTCACCATCGGCTCACTGAGCAAGTCGCACTGGGCAGGCCTGCGCACGGGGTGGATCCGGGCAGGCAGCGCACTAATTCAGCGCTTCTCCGCAACCCGCACCACCATGGACCTCGGCGGGGCCGTGGTGGAACAGCTGGCGGCGGCACACCTGGTCCGGTCGCTCGACGAGCCGCTTCCCGCCCGGCTGGCGGCCCTTCGCGAAAACCGTGCTGCGCTGCTTGAACTGATCGGCCGCATCCTCCCCGGCTGGCAGGCGGAACGGCCCGACGGCGGCCTAAGCGTGTGGTGCCGGCTCCCCGCTCCGATCAGCACCGCACTGACCGTCATCGGCCCGGACTTCGGGGTCAGGCTGGCGGCCGGCCCCCGGTTCGGCGTGGGCGGAGCCTTCGAACACTACCTGCGCATCCCCTTCACGCTGCCGCCCGAGCAACTGGAGACGGCAGTGCTCGCCCTTCGCTCGGCCCAGGAAAAGCTCGACGCCGCACCCCAGCTCCGGCGCAGCCTCCGGCACACGCCCGCCGTCGCCATCGCCTAG
- the yczE gene encoding membrane protein YczE, which yields MMTRRLLQLFTGLAMYGISLAMFIRAGLGLDPWDVFHQGVAGKTGLTIGAVVVIVSFLVLLLWIPLRQWPGFGTLCNAVLVGVFADIGLALIPEFAHLGGQIGMLAGAVLLNGIASACYIGARFGPGARDGLMTGLARRTGWSVRTSRTGIEIVVLAAGWLLGGSVGVGTVVYALAIGPLVQLLLPWFTVPEAARAPAPGAGAGQAVPAGSGWQVGQK from the coding sequence ATGATGACCCGCAGACTCCTTCAACTGTTCACCGGCCTGGCCATGTACGGCATCTCGCTGGCCATGTTCATCCGGGCCGGCCTCGGCCTCGACCCCTGGGATGTGTTCCACCAGGGCGTGGCCGGGAAGACCGGGCTCACCATCGGAGCGGTGGTGGTCATCGTCAGTTTCCTCGTCCTGCTTCTGTGGATTCCGCTGCGGCAGTGGCCCGGGTTCGGCACCTTGTGCAACGCCGTGCTGGTGGGCGTCTTCGCGGACATCGGCCTGGCGCTGATCCCGGAGTTCGCGCATCTCGGCGGCCAGATCGGGATGCTGGCCGGGGCGGTGCTGCTGAACGGGATCGCGTCGGCCTGCTACATCGGCGCACGCTTCGGCCCCGGCGCCCGCGACGGACTGATGACCGGGCTGGCTCGCCGGACCGGCTGGTCGGTGCGGACGTCCCGGACGGGAATCGAGATCGTGGTCCTGGCCGCCGGCTGGCTGCTCGGTGGATCGGTGGGCGTGGGAACCGTGGTCTACGCCCTGGCCATCGGACCGCTGGTGCAGCTGCTGCTGCCGTGGTTCACCGTGCCGGAGGCCGCGCGCGCGCCGGCACCCGGAGCAGGGGCGGGTCAGGCGGTTCCGGCCGGCAGCGGCTGGCAGGTGGGACAGAAGTAA
- a CDS encoding Fpg/Nei family DNA glycosylase, with protein MPEGDSVWRAAAQLHAALAGHQLTASDFRVPRFATLKLAGWTVDEVVPRGKHLLMRLQGPADERLTIHSHLKMEGAWQVYPPGGRWRKPGFTARCVLRTATADAVGFSLGILEVVRTADEDSVVGHLGPDLLGPDWDVAEAERRLRAAPDVPIGVALLDQRNLAGIGNIYRCEVCFLSGIHPAAPVADVTDLPAMMATAKQLLEANLGPGRRTTVLNPRGMPVGRMAGRPGYWVYRREHQPCLKCGTPIRRGVLAKAAGTEERDIYFCPTCQPLPAGTA; from the coding sequence GTGCCTGAAGGTGATTCCGTCTGGCGGGCGGCAGCGCAGCTGCACGCCGCCCTGGCCGGACACCAGCTCACGGCCTCCGACTTCCGTGTGCCCCGGTTCGCCACCCTCAAGCTGGCGGGTTGGACAGTCGACGAAGTGGTTCCGCGCGGCAAGCACCTGCTCATGCGGCTCCAAGGCCCGGCGGACGAACGGCTGACCATTCATTCGCACCTGAAAATGGAAGGGGCCTGGCAGGTCTACCCGCCCGGCGGCCGCTGGCGGAAACCGGGTTTCACGGCCCGGTGCGTGCTGCGCACGGCCACGGCAGACGCCGTCGGCTTCTCCCTCGGAATCCTGGAAGTAGTCCGCACCGCGGACGAGGATTCCGTCGTCGGCCATCTCGGGCCGGATCTCCTGGGGCCGGACTGGGACGTGGCGGAGGCTGAACGGCGGCTGCGTGCGGCGCCGGACGTTCCCATCGGCGTGGCCCTGCTGGACCAACGCAACCTCGCCGGCATCGGCAACATCTACCGCTGCGAGGTCTGTTTCCTGTCCGGCATCCATCCCGCGGCGCCCGTTGCTGACGTAACGGACCTGCCCGCCATGATGGCCACCGCCAAGCAGTTGCTGGAGGCCAACCTGGGGCCTGGCCGGCGCACCACCGTGCTCAACCCGCGGGGAATGCCTGTCGGCCGGATGGCCGGAAGGCCTGGATACTGGGTATATAGGCGCGAGCACCAGCCGTGCCTCAAATGCGGCACGCCCATCCGCCGGGGCGTGCTCGCCAAGGCTGCCGGCACCGAGGAACGGGACATTTACTTCTGTCCCACCTGCCAGCCGCTGCCGGCCGGAACCGCCTGA